From Lolium perenne isolate Kyuss_39 chromosome 5, Kyuss_2.0, whole genome shotgun sequence, a single genomic window includes:
- the LOC127299921 gene encoding uncharacterized protein isoform X1, which yields MSSLEEPLGLGDLPKLSINRLGRFCQSACRSRADDHCNGNYTPSNNGNNQTIYHTSSPSWHMQGHYADSSCNGMNMEFRALPQKISWDLPRFVKIVEVGPRDGLQNEKNLVPTSVKIELIHKLVASGLSVVEATSFVSPKWVPQLADAKDVLEGIRQAPDVRYPVLTPNLRGFEAAIAAGAKEVAVFASASESFSKSNLNCSIEASLARYRDVTSAAKKHGIRVRGYVSCVVGCPVEGAVHPLKVAYVAKELYDMGCTEISLGDTIGVATPGKVVPMLEAVMSVVPVDKLAVHFHDTYGQALANILVSLQMGISVVDSSVSGLGGCPYAKGATGNVATEDVVYMLHGLGIETNVDLGKLMDAGDYICKHLDRPSGSKTASALSKLTGLSP from the exons ATGTCGAGCCTCGAAGAGCCACTTGGTCTTGGGGACCTGCCAAAGTTGAGTATTAATAGACTTGGAAGGTTCTGTCAGAGTGCTTGCAGGTCAAGAGCTGATGACCACTGCAACGGCAA TTACACGCCCAGCAACAATGGCAACAACCAGACGATCTATCACACCAGTTCTCCGTCATGGCATATGcaaggccattatgccgattcatCCTGCAATGGAATGAATATGGAGTTCAGAGCTCTTCCGCAAAAG ATCTCATGGGATCTCCCGAGGTTTGTGAAGATAGTTGAAGTTGGACCACGAGATGGTCTGCAAAATGAGAAGAACCTTGTACCAACATCAGTAAAGATTGAGCTGATACACAAGTTGGTGGCTTCTGGTCTATCCGTAGTTGAAGCCACAAGTTTTGTTTCCCCAAAATGGGTGCCACAG CTAGCTGATGCAAAGGATGTCCTTGAAGGGATCCGGCAGGCGCCAGATGTGCGGTATCCTGTGTTGACTCCTAACCTCAGA GGATTTGAGGCTGCTATTGCAGCTGGTGCAAAAGAAGTGGCAGTTTTCGCATCTGCCTCTGAATCGTTCTCAAAGTCGAACCTTAACTGCAGCATTGAGGCGAGCCTTGCTCGGTACCGTGATGTTACTTCTGCTGCCAAGAAACACGGAATACGTGTCCGCGG GTATGTTTCGTGTGTGGTGGGTTGCCCTGTCGAAGGCGCGGTGCATCCTTTGAAGGTAGCATATGTTGCAAAGGAGCTTTATGACATGGGCTGCACAGAGATTTCACTTGGTGACACGATTGGTGTTGCTACACCAG GTAAGGTAGTTCCTATGCTTGAGGCTGTCATGTCTGTCGTTCCAGTAGACAAGCTTGCCGTTCACTTCCACGATACATATGGCCAAGCCCTTGCCAACATCCTAGTATCTCTTCAA ATGGGGATCAGCGTAGTGGACTCGTCTGTGTCCGGCCTTGGAGGGTGCCCGTATGCTAAGGGCGCCACTGGCAATGTCGCGACAGAGGACGTTGTGTACATGCTCCACGGCCTGGGAATAGAGACCAACGTCGACCTTGGCAAGCTCATGGACGCTGGCGACTACATCTGCAAGCATCTGGACCGGCCATCAGGTTCTAAGACTGCATCTGCTTTGTCCAAGCTAACCGGGCTGAGTCCCTGA
- the LOC127299921 gene encoding uncharacterized protein isoform X2, whose amino-acid sequence MSSLEEPLGLGDLPKLSINRLGRFCQSACRSRADDHCNGNNNGNNQTIYHTSSPSWHMQGHYADSSCNGMNMEFRALPQKISWDLPRFVKIVEVGPRDGLQNEKNLVPTSVKIELIHKLVASGLSVVEATSFVSPKWVPQLADAKDVLEGIRQAPDVRYPVLTPNLRGFEAAIAAGAKEVAVFASASESFSKSNLNCSIEASLARYRDVTSAAKKHGIRVRGYVSCVVGCPVEGAVHPLKVAYVAKELYDMGCTEISLGDTIGVATPGKVVPMLEAVMSVVPVDKLAVHFHDTYGQALANILVSLQMGISVVDSSVSGLGGCPYAKGATGNVATEDVVYMLHGLGIETNVDLGKLMDAGDYICKHLDRPSGSKTASALSKLTGLSP is encoded by the exons ATGTCGAGCCTCGAAGAGCCACTTGGTCTTGGGGACCTGCCAAAGTTGAGTATTAATAGACTTGGAAGGTTCTGTCAGAGTGCTTGCAGGTCAAGAGCTGATGACCACTGCAACGGCAA CAACAATGGCAACAACCAGACGATCTATCACACCAGTTCTCCGTCATGGCATATGcaaggccattatgccgattcatCCTGCAATGGAATGAATATGGAGTTCAGAGCTCTTCCGCAAAAG ATCTCATGGGATCTCCCGAGGTTTGTGAAGATAGTTGAAGTTGGACCACGAGATGGTCTGCAAAATGAGAAGAACCTTGTACCAACATCAGTAAAGATTGAGCTGATACACAAGTTGGTGGCTTCTGGTCTATCCGTAGTTGAAGCCACAAGTTTTGTTTCCCCAAAATGGGTGCCACAG CTAGCTGATGCAAAGGATGTCCTTGAAGGGATCCGGCAGGCGCCAGATGTGCGGTATCCTGTGTTGACTCCTAACCTCAGA GGATTTGAGGCTGCTATTGCAGCTGGTGCAAAAGAAGTGGCAGTTTTCGCATCTGCCTCTGAATCGTTCTCAAAGTCGAACCTTAACTGCAGCATTGAGGCGAGCCTTGCTCGGTACCGTGATGTTACTTCTGCTGCCAAGAAACACGGAATACGTGTCCGCGG GTATGTTTCGTGTGTGGTGGGTTGCCCTGTCGAAGGCGCGGTGCATCCTTTGAAGGTAGCATATGTTGCAAAGGAGCTTTATGACATGGGCTGCACAGAGATTTCACTTGGTGACACGATTGGTGTTGCTACACCAG GTAAGGTAGTTCCTATGCTTGAGGCTGTCATGTCTGTCGTTCCAGTAGACAAGCTTGCCGTTCACTTCCACGATACATATGGCCAAGCCCTTGCCAACATCCTAGTATCTCTTCAA ATGGGGATCAGCGTAGTGGACTCGTCTGTGTCCGGCCTTGGAGGGTGCCCGTATGCTAAGGGCGCCACTGGCAATGTCGCGACAGAGGACGTTGTGTACATGCTCCACGGCCTGGGAATAGAGACCAACGTCGACCTTGGCAAGCTCATGGACGCTGGCGACTACATCTGCAAGCATCTGGACCGGCCATCAGGTTCTAAGACTGCATCTGCTTTGTCCAAGCTAACCGGGCTGAGTCCCTGA